DNA sequence from the Rattus rattus isolate New Zealand chromosome 2, Rrattus_CSIRO_v1, whole genome shotgun sequence genome:
AGGTTTGTACCGCTGCTGAGTAGACGCGAACTAGGTTTGCCGGGTTTAAAAAAATGGCTTCCATCCAGGTGATGGAGAAGGCGATGTGAAAGCGAGAAAGCAGGCCCTTCCCTTTCCAGCTCCGAGCGTGTCTCCTGCGGGTCCCTGGGAACGGCAGAATTCTGGATCCGTGGGGTGGGGTCCGTCCTAGCAGGGATCTGAGCGCCCCCTCCTGGGGACCGTGCTCTGGCCGCAGTCAGTTGTTGGACTGCCTCGTTGGTGATTTCTTAGACCCCCACTGGATCTAAAGCCTTTTGGGTGAGGCACCCTGGTTTGGTACTCCAGAGTCTCCTATATTGCTGGGCTCTTCTCTAGTACTCTATGTCCCTTGCCCTGGGCCATGGAACCATTGCAGGCAGCACAGCGGCGCCTCTGTCTGAAGAAGGGGAAGTGACTTCCGGCCTCCAGGCTCTGGCGGTGGAGGACACTGGAGGTCCCTCTGTCTCGGCTAGTAAGGccgaggaagaggggaaaggcagtcaggaggaggcCGGGCGTGAGGCATCTAGGGCTGAGGAGGCACTAGAAGCTTCCAGCGCTGTGAGCGACGAGCGTGCCGAGGGAGAATCCGAAGACTGGTGCGTGCCCTGCAGCGATGAGGAGGTGGAGCTGCCGGCCAATGGGCAGTCCTGGATGCCCCCACCCTCCGAAATCCAGCGGCTCTATGAACTGCTGGCTACCCAAGGTACTCTGGAGCTTCAAGCGGAGATCCTACCCCGCCGGCCGCCTACTCCTGAGGCCCAGAGTGAAGAGGAGAGATCAGATGAGGAGCCAGAggccaaagaggaggaggaggaaaagtgaGGCCATGCTTTACACATTATTCCCGGGACTTCTCTCTTGAACACTGaaactggagggaggggagagcaggaaaGGGTGAGGCAGCAGGCTGGGGTATGCCCGCAGGTGTTTGGGAGAGTTTCTCTCACCCTTCGCTTTCTGTCCACCCTGTTTCAGGCCGCACATGCCTACAGAGTTTGACTTTGATGATGAGCCAGTGACCCCCAAGGACTCACTGATTGACAGAAGACGTACACCAGGTAGGAATGAGAGGGAAGAATTGAGGGGAAGTAAAGGGCCTCTTTTAGTTACCTCAGAAGagggctggtctgaggccttGCCTGGTTTCTGCCGTCATGCAAGATGGAGCATTCACACAGTGGCAGCCTATTTCTGACTTAGGTCAATGCTATACTTTTCTGTCAAAGACCCACAAACCTTCCCAGAAGTCCAAGATCTCCTGACATCCCAGCCCGTCGCCTTTCTAGAGTTTACTTTCAGAATCATTCTTGAGCTCTCTCCCAGCTGGTTAAGCCAACAGCAAGTTGCATTAATTAGCTCCACTTCTACAGTTCCACCTTCGATTTCTCTTGTTGACACTTTTCACAGTTCTAACTAGTATCCGCAGTCCTGGTCTTAGCAACCAGAGTAGTCCTTCTAAGTGAAGtcttgtcttttctctgcttGTACTCCTCCAGAGGATTCCATCACAGGGAAGAGCATGTCCAGTGCCTCTGCCCCAGTGCCCTGTACTCAGAATAAATCTGCCTCCTGCCCCAGGACCTTTGCACTTGATGGCTATGTTCCCCAGCCATTGCATTATGGGTATCTTAGCCTAATATCAGCCATCCTGTGTGTGGCCCAAACCTCAACATTTGCTTCTCTGTGCTCCCGAGGCCTAAAAAGTATGTGTTTAACAAGATCTCTACGTGTAGGGGCTTGGGGATGCTCACTGGCTTAATGCTGTCACATTTCCTACCTTCTTAGGAAGCTCAGCCCGGAGCCAGAAACGGGAGGCGCGTCTGGATAAAGTCCTCTCAGACATGAAGCGACATAAGAAACTAGAGGAGCAGATCCTTCGGACCGGGAGAGACCTCTTCAGCTTAGACTCAGAAGGCCCCAGCCCTGCCAGCCCTCCACTCCGATCCTCAGGAAATAGTCTCTTTCCCAGGCAGCGAAAGTACTGACTGTTGCTGCTCCGGCCTACAGGTGCAGACTGTTTTGTGCTGAGCATGGCCGGCCTTTCCCGTCCCAGGCTCTTGTAACAGAAAAAGCCTCAAGCTCCCAGCGCAGTGCcttgcaggagtgtgtgtgtgtgtgtgtgtgtgtgtgtgtgtgtgtgtgtgtgtgtgtgtgtgtgtgtgtgtgtgtgtgtgtgtgtgtgttgttgttgttgttgtttagtgtCTGTTTACAGTTTTGAGCtggatatgctgaatctaataaaagatgCCTGATGATCTTTTCAGAGGAGAGACTGCCGCTCAACCCAAGCACATGTTCTTACTTGGGCAGAGGCAGAACTGTATCCCTCCACACTGATATACTGAAGCCAGATGAGGCAGAGGTGCAGCCAGCCATCATCTAACACCTCCCCTTACCCCAACCCccctgcccccccacacacataccaggtCCTCTGATTTCCTAGACTCATCCAACCCCACCAATTAGCACTGAGGCAGAAATCGCCAGTATGGGAGTATGAACCTAGCTGCTGTGTCTTCAGTGCAGCCTGGAGGAGAAAAAGATCCAGTTGCAGGGCCCTTTAAATACCCAAGCTCCGCCCCTGCCTGCCCAGCCCTTTAGGGAAGTCATCCCGCTTGGTGAGGGAAATTCCTGACCTGTGGCTTGCAGCTGCCAGCTACCCTGCTAAATGTGAGTACAGATTGTGACCCTGGCGGGACCCCCCAGACTCCAACCCAGGGGTCTGTCCCAAAGGCTCTCTCTAGTCTTCCTGCTTTTCAGAAATCTTTCTTGTGACTGAGACAAGAACACCTCAGTCACAAATTACAGGAAGGGAGGGCGTTGGTGGCTCTGCCTTGTGAGGTTTCACTTTCTATGAGTTTCAGGGTTTGAAAGCACCCTGTTAATGTCCTCAACTCCAAAACCTCAGGCCTCCCTGACATCAGGGTCTCCCCCACAGGAGATTAGAGGCGAGGGGGTATTTTGTCAGGCCCAGTAGCACACATGTGCTATTCCCTGCTCCGTAGCAGAAGCGGAAAGATGCCTTGAGCCCAGGAGTCCTGAACCAACTCAGACACGTAGCAGGAGAGACCATCGTTTTCGTttctcttgtttggttggttgactttaggttttgttttggttgggtggtggtggttgttgttaaGAAAGTGCcctccatggggttggggatttagctcagcggtagagcgcttgcctagcaagcgcaaggccctgggttcggtccccagctccggaaaaaaaaaaaaaaaaaaaaaaaaaaaaaaagaaagaaagtgcccTCCTCGTGAGTGGTCTTGAACTCTGTGTAGCCcgggatgaccttgaacacctgaccttcttgcctccatctcctgagtgaaTGCTGACATTATAGATTTCTGTCGTCGCCATCAGTTTTATTCAGAGCTGGGGCTCACACCTAGGGTTTCATATATTTGGGCAAGGACTCTGCCCTGATGGATGGAGTGTGACTCAGTGACATAGCACACCTATGTGTCCAAAGGTCCCTAgcacactttaaaaaagaaaaaagaaacggGGAACCCTTACCCAACACAgttcacacctctaatcccagcacttggggcacTTGggcaactgaggcaggagggtctccagaggcttgaggccagcctgagatacagtTCTACCACAGCTTAAGCTACCAtgtaagaccctgtcacaaataACAGAAGCCAACTGGGCAAAGTTACAGCTTCTATTCAGACTCCATCTGGTGGCGTCACTCCCTGAGGACCTGGGCTCTGCCTTCTCATGAATGACTGGCATTTGTGACTTCTCCTTGATTCCCTTCTCTGCCAGTTGTGGAGGCTTTTTACTGTTGCCCTGTGCAGGACTGTGCCAACCATGGGCCTTGGCCACTCTTGCAGTGGTTAGCGGCGGGACAAGCGGAAGAGTAGCTTGGTTTCAGAAGGTACAGAGTTTAATGAGAACAAGAGTAAAGCTttaagggaaggggaaatgaacaAGAGGAAGCTCAACTGGACAGCCCTCCTGAGGGTCTAGGGACTTGGGATCTGTGACCGGAGCCCAGCTCTAGTAGGAGATGGTGGTTGACAAAGCTGTTCCTTATGTCCCTCCTGCCTGAATATCCCTGGGACATGGAAGAGAGGCTGGCCATCACGGGTGTGGCAGATGGCTTTCCCAGAAACTATCTACTTATACCTTTGGCACATAGAATATCTACCCTGCCCTGAGGCGGGGCAGTTGGGCAGGACCGCTCCTACCTTTGAGATCCTGGATGCTGGGTGCTCAGGCCTGCTGTGGTGTGCCGCACTCTTCTTGTGTAGCAGAGGCTGTTCACTGGCTCAGGTTATGGAAAATGCTCACCTTTGAAAGCCCATTGGTGCCATCACCTGGATGGCAGTAACCTTCAGTGAGACTGACTACCTCGTGATGACAAGCCGTACTGTCTCCAGGAATGCCAGGCCAACCGTCCAGAGCCAGATGACTGGGCTAGGCCTTGATCTTGAAGGCTAGAATGGGTTGGGTAAAGGCGTTTGATGTGGTAGGTTGGGTTGTTCCTGGAATCCTTGATTCTATGGATCCCAAGTAAAGCCTGGGAGAAGTGTGAATAGAATTAAATGTCAGCCAGAAGCTAGGTGTGGGAGCATGAGGACTGTTTTATCCccaaagttccaggccaccctagGCAACTCAGTAAGACACCTCTTAAAACAacgtgagctggagagatggctcagtggttaagagcaccctactgctcttccagaggtcctgagtccaattcccagcaacacatggtggctcacaaccatctgtaatgggatctgatgccctcttctggtgtgtctgaaaagcgacagtgtactcatacataacataaataagtctttttaaaaaaacagccaCAAAGCAGGCCTTGGAGAGATGCCCCCGTGACTTAAGTTGAAAGTACTGACGTTGGGGGCCTCACGACTGttttaacttcagctccaggggatctgatgccctcttctagcctccatggtCCATGggccactgcacacatgtgtacagacacagagacccgccaaaagacaagttaaaaaaaaaaaaaaatcccagccaAGTCTGAGGAGAGAAAAGTTCTTAGGAGAGAACACTTTGATGGAGATCAGGGCTTTTGAATCAGCTCCTGAGCCTGCTTCCAGTCTGCACACTATTCACTTTGGTGACTGGCGTTCATTTGTAACATTTGGGGTgcggggggggtggggggggcagagCCTCTTGGCACATGGTGAGGCTACCAAGCTGTCCCCCTACCACAAAGTGGCCTAGTTGGGTCACAGTTCaggttaaggtttttttttccagagtctCATTCTAGCCTTCCCTTAGCCTGGTATACCTATGTTATAGTATCACAACCTGGGCCACCACTCTAGCCATAGGTTGGTTAAGATTTTTCTTGAGAGGGGCTAGTGACATTGCAGCCAAGCCTTACTGATGGCctcagttcaagtcccagaaccaacatggtggaaggggaggtcGGGGAGGAGCTCCATTGACGACAGGCCCTACTTAGACTAAATATGGACCTTTTAAATCCAAAGTGGGCAGCCATCTGGTGGCTGGGCTGGGTCAGCACCTTCCCCCTTCACTCTCTGTCCTGCCCAGATCAAGAGAGCAGGGCTGGGGACAAAGGAGCTACTTGAGTGAAGCTAGGCAGGGGAGAAGGTTTGTTCTCAGGCAGGCGAATGACCTATGGCAGTGTTAATGGTTAAAGTAGGAAGTGCAGGAATAGTGCAGTAATGACTTCAGGGTGACCTGAAGCAACTGGAACAGTTAACCACAAGAGAGGGGCTGTTCTAAGTGGGACACAATCCCAGGGATGGAGCGAGTTGTCCTTGTCCTCTTAAAGGCAGTTAGGGTTTGAGACCATTCATCAGCTTCACAGTGAGTTCAGAGCTACCCTGGACccaccagaggaaggagaaaagacgCAGTCAGGTTTGTTGAGTGTAAACTGCTTGAGATGAACCCTCcccggttaggagcactgactgctcttccagaggtcctgagttcaattcccagcaaccacgcagtggctcacaaccatctgtaatgggatctgatgccctgttctggtgtgtctgaagacagctacagtgtactcacatacattaaataaataaatcttttttttaaaagtcacttttaaaagatttatttattatatatgagtacactgtagctgtctttaaaaaataataaaagaataaactgGGCACTGGTACCActtgcccttaatcccagcactccagagaccgAAGCcagcagatctttgtgaattcaaggccaacctcctctacagagtgacttccaggacagccagggatacacagtgaaatcctgtcttagaaaagcagaagacaaaaacaaaacaaaaaagaataaataaatagtcccagcacttggggacaaaaacaggtggatctctaagttcagggctagcctgatctacattaacaagttccaggacagccagggctatataaagacttaataataataataataataataataataataataataataactccttacaaaataaaacaaaacaaaaaacctcactGCAGACCAGGAGCATGGTGTGGTCACTTTGAAACAGGAACTGGCTATTTAGATTCATTATGCCAACCACTGGAAGGTTTTTCTGAAAATCTCTGAAATGTGATGATTCATGGCTTATTGATTTTGGCTGATATATCAATCTTGCCTTTGAGTTGCCAGGAAAAGAatgaagccaagcatggtggcccaTACCAATATTCCCAgctctgaggaaactgaggcaggaggcttgctttgagttcaaggccgtCATGGACTTCATAGTAACCCACTATCCAGtgttatatagcaagaccctatctgggaaagaaaacaggaaaagaacagACGTGGCAGTTTACTCTATAATCCCGTGATTCGGGAGactaaggcagaaagattgccgtgcaaggccaacctgggctacagagtgagatgctgtctcaaaaaaaaaaaaaaaaagactgggattGTGAGCCTGtccttgttttgtgttgtgtCCTGGAGACCAGTCCACCTACCTGCACCCTGGCCCACACACCACTCTGCACAGCAAGCTGAGCCAGCTCCTGcgctacctgaggaccagctgtGGGTCCTGCCACTTTCAGCCTTGAGAGCAGGCCAGGCTAGACGGTGTGCCCAAGAGCTGGCAGGGAGCAGAGCTCGGTgcaaagcagaaaggagaggtGGGGTCGGCAGGAGCCGGGGCCAGACCTGAGGCATCCATAGGTTCTTTACCTccggtttatttatttatgttgagaCAAGCTCTCAGTATGCAGCCCTACTTagcctgtaactcactatgtagacccggTTGGTCTCCATCTCCCAGAGAccttcctacctctgtctcccaaatactgagattaaaagcagGTACAACCACACCCGGCATACATTGTCTTTTGAGGGCCTTGGcgtaacagaaataaaaagctgGGACTGTACACATCATCTAGGAAGCTGCCAGCGTGTGGGACTAGTCACAAATGTAAGTGTCAGGGGTGGAAGGGCAATGCCTGCTCCAAGGGGATTTGCCTGGTAGTCTTAGCGGAAGGGGAGCTGTAAGGTGTGGTAAGGGAGTGGAcagggaagtgaaatggaacCCTGGTACAGAAGCAGGCCTGGCCTCAGAACAAGGCCGGAACCCAGCCTCATTAGCTTTGAGGAAGGCTCTTGCTGAGTCACTGAGCTGGGAGAGGCTCTCAGGCCCCCTGACTGTTCCCAGCTGGGGTGACAGATGGTGGAGAGGCCTCAGTCTTGGGGAGTGGAGCCAATAGAGGCAGTGCCTGGAGCTGACTCCCACCTCAGAGGACCTTCTATAGTTCCCTTCTTCCGGGTGGGGCCTCCAAGCCCTGCTGGCATCACAGGCCCTTCTTCTTGTCCCATCTGGTTTCCTGGCCTGGCTTCTCCTTTGCAAAGAACCTGCATTGGAGCCCCTGGAGAGACGATGTTATCCAACTGTGGGAAGCCTCTGCATTGCTGTGCCTCTAGCATGAAGGCCTACCTCCTTCCTGACCAGTAGACAAGTGAGGATTAAGCCCTAATACCAGATGGGGAAGGAGGCCCTGACCACACCCCTCAGTGGGTTAGGAAAAATTGGGCCTTGGGCCCTGTCTATTCTCAGTAGTAAACACTGTACTGGTAAAGAGCCAAGCTTGGCTCTGGGTGCTTTCTGTACAAACATGTCATCGCAGTGCTGGGAAAAGACTATTAGTCATCTCAATTTGGTAATTGAGGAGGCAGATAGAAGAACAAAGGACTTGTCTAAGGTCATCCATCCAAAGAGAGTCAGGAGTCCAATGGCGATGGTGGTGCacaacttcaatcccagcatggcagcagggcaggggcaggggcagaggcagacagatatgtgagtccgaggccagcctagtctacatagccacttccaggactacacagaaaacaaaacaaaacgaaaacaaaacgcAAACTTTAGGGTCTCGGTTTATGTCCCGGATCATGAATGTTGCTCTCCTGAGACAGCTCCATTTCACGTCCTGGAACAACTGGAACAGCGGCAAAGCTGAGCAGGATAAGCAGTGGCTAGGAGGACTCAGAGCAGAGGGagcagctgggggggggggcggggagggaggagtagggtggagggcaggggaaggggggggggggcggggcgggagggGCGGGACACAGGGTGGGACAGACCGAGCCTAGAAGTCAGAAAGGCAAGTTCTGAGCCTTGAAAATCTACCTTCCTGAGAATCAGGGGACTCGGCCTCATGTGAAAAGGGAGCTCAGGAGAGCATCTAGGTCACATCACAGCTGCAGGGTTAAAGAGAGAGGCAGTGTGTTCGTTGCTTTATGTGTTTTCAACAAAATACCCACAAGAGCAACTTCAGGAAGGACTTGATTTTTCCTCCGTTTGAAGTTGCAGTCAGCATGCCTGGTGGCATGGCAGCAGGACCCGGAAGCAGCGGGTCACACTGTACTCACCAGCTATCAGAACCCGGAGGCAGCAGTCGCTGTACCGGAAACACCTGAATGCTGGTCCCCAGCTTTCTCCTTTTGATTCAGTGTGAGTGAACCCCAAGCCCACAGAGTGGTGgttaggctgggtcttcccacaccaATTAAACCTAACCTAGAAAATTCCCTTAGGGACAAGCCCTGAGGATCATGTCCTGGGTGATTCTAAACGCTGTCAGGTTTGCAGTGCTTAACCATCCCAAGCAAAATTTCCTCCCTTTAACATGGGAAAAGCACTGGGCCAGGGAAATGGGTTAGCTGGTAAAATGCTTGTCATTcaagtgacctgagttcagtccccagcacctcaaaaaaaaaaaaaaaaaaagctaggggctggagaaatggctcagttggggctgactgctcttccagagttcccagggatccaCACGGTGGAGGGAGAGCACGGACTCCGCTTCCGTAAGCTGTCCCATGACTTCCACAGGCACACCACGCCACACACACCCacttaataaaatttaacaaatttttaaaaaaagtatgctGTGTGGTAGTAGCCCATGCCTTTACTCGAAGTATGCAGTAGGCTGCTGATCTCTGAtctgaggacagccagagctacacggagaaaccctgtcttgtaaaaccaaggggaaaaaaaaagtagatgtcACCGCCCAAGGTTGACAGAGAGCCTCCTCTGGCACCTGGACACACACCCCAAACTGCAACCTTCCCCTCcgttcttgcttttgtttttcttttgtcttgagaaGGAGTCTCCTGCCTGGCCTCAGGCTTCTGTGTAATTAAGG
Encoded proteins:
- the Pagr1 gene encoding PAXIP1-associated glutamate-rich protein 1, yielding MSLALGHGTIAGSTAAPLSEEGEVTSGLQALAVEDTGGPSVSASKAEEEGKGSQEEAGREASRAEEALEASSAVSDERAEGESEDWCVPCSDEEVELPANGQSWMPPPSEIQRLYELLATQGTLELQAEILPRRPPTPEAQSEEERSDEEPEAKEEEEEKPHMPTEFDFDDEPVTPKDSLIDRRRTPGSSARSQKREARLDKVLSDMKRHKKLEEQILRTGRDLFSLDSEGPSPASPPLRSSGNSLFPRQRKY